In a genomic window of uncultured Flavobacterium sp.:
- a CDS encoding helix-turn-helix domain-containing protein, whose product MIREILNTEIKSIENDGIDVVYITDYRAKNIVPVPFSVSNFSVLLIKSGKMNIRFHDETNIVNRKDLLVIPFNSICTRLEATDNIQLYLVRTNFDFAFNNCYEKELSDAFSFLMLKSDRKISLQETDFKVLSLIYKLMYVLQNSNDKPEVITKLRRICFNLFIYELKFIHSKYKPDLNLDFSRRESIVIQFLTLLSIHLRKQHHVQFYAGALFITPGHLNKMVKESTGKTAKAFIIEALVNVSKNLLTDSSYSVANIADELEFSSAENFGVFFKRHTGMLPTEFRSNKK is encoded by the coding sequence ATGATTAGAGAAATCTTAAATACTGAGATTAAAAGCATTGAAAATGATGGTATTGATGTAGTCTACATTACAGACTATAGGGCAAAAAATATTGTACCGGTCCCATTTTCCGTTTCAAATTTTTCAGTGCTTTTAATCAAAAGTGGTAAAATGAACATCAGATTTCATGACGAAACTAATATAGTTAATCGGAAAGATTTACTGGTAATCCCATTTAATTCCATTTGCACCAGGCTTGAAGCGACGGATAATATTCAGCTTTATCTTGTAAGGACAAATTTTGATTTTGCATTTAATAATTGTTATGAGAAAGAGCTTTCGGATGCTTTTAGTTTTCTAATGTTAAAATCAGATCGAAAGATTAGTCTTCAGGAAACGGATTTTAAAGTTTTGTCACTTATTTACAAATTAATGTATGTATTGCAGAACAGCAATGACAAACCGGAAGTAATTACTAAGCTGCGCCGGATATGCTTTAATTTATTTATATATGAACTCAAGTTTATACATTCGAAATATAAACCCGACTTAAATCTTGACTTTTCAAGAAGGGAGAGCATTGTAATACAATTTCTGACTCTATTATCAATACATTTGAGAAAACAGCATCATGTTCAGTTTTATGCAGGAGCATTATTTATCACTCCAGGACATTTGAATAAGATGGTAAAAGAAAGCACAGGTAAAACAGCTAAAGCATTTATAATTGAAGCTCTTGTCAATGTTTCAAAAAATCTTCTTACGGACTCAAGCTATTCCGTGGCTAATATTGCCGATGAATTAGAATTCAGCAGCGCTGAAAACTTTGGCGTATTTTTTAAAAGACATACTGGTATGCTGCCAACCGAATTTCGTTCTAATAAAAAGTAA